In Gemmata obscuriglobus, a single genomic region encodes these proteins:
- a CDS encoding sugar phosphate nucleotidyltransferase, producing MSIRGVILAGGKGTRMGELTRVTNKHLLPVGAWPMVYHPLKKLTGVGLQEILLVSGTEHMGDFVELLGSGKDHGCRLTYRVQDEAGGIAQALGLAEHFCMGSRSLVLLGDNIFRDPLIGLLEKANTRPDWAWIGLKEVHDPGRYGVAELDGDKVLGIEEKPEKPKSPMAVVGIYIYPPDVFGLIKTLKPSRRGELEITDVNNHYIQQGRMGCFNLDGYWTDAGTLDSLDYANELVRKEPPRF from the coding sequence ATGTCCATTCGCGGCGTGATTCTGGCGGGCGGCAAGGGCACCCGCATGGGCGAACTCACACGGGTGACCAACAAGCACCTGCTGCCGGTCGGCGCGTGGCCAATGGTGTACCACCCGCTCAAGAAGCTCACCGGGGTGGGGCTGCAAGAGATCTTGCTCGTGTCCGGCACCGAGCACATGGGCGACTTCGTCGAGTTGCTCGGTTCGGGCAAGGACCACGGGTGCCGGCTCACATACCGCGTCCAGGACGAGGCCGGCGGAATCGCCCAGGCGCTCGGACTGGCCGAACACTTCTGCATGGGTAGCCGGTCGCTGGTGCTGCTCGGCGACAACATCTTCCGCGACCCGCTCATCGGGCTGCTGGAGAAGGCGAACACCCGCCCGGACTGGGCCTGGATCGGGCTGAAGGAGGTTCACGATCCGGGGCGGTACGGGGTCGCGGAGTTGGACGGGGACAAGGTGCTGGGCATTGAGGAGAAGCCCGAGAAGCCCAAGAGCCCGATGGCGGTGGTCGGGATCTACATCTACCCGCCGGACGTGTTCGGGCTCATCAAAACGCTCAAGCCGAGCCGGCGCGGCGAGCTGGAAATCACGGACGTCAACAACCACTACATCCAGCAGGGCCGGATGGGGTGCTTCAACCTCGACGGCTACTGGACCGACGCCGGCACCCTCGACAGCCTCGACTACGCGAACGAACTGGTCCGCAAGGAGCCGCCGCGGTTCTGA
- the rfbB gene encoding dTDP-glucose 4,6-dehydratase, which translates to MPTVLITGGAGFIGSNFVRHLLATDPAVQIVNFDALTYAGNLANLRDLDGHPRHTFVRGDVTSRDDVRGAMQRGVTDVIHFAAESHVDRSIHDSGPFVRTNVLGTQVLLDAAREFQVSKYVQVSTDEVYGSLGATGLFTEETPLHPNSPYSASKAGADLLVQAYQHTFGLPAVITRCSNNYGPYQLPEKLIPLFVTNLLADQQVPVYGDGQQVRDWIHVLDHCRGVEAAWRRGAPGEVYNFGGRCEMANLDLTLLLLKLLGKPETLIKYVADRLGHDRRYAIDCTKAERELGWAPQVKFDAGLAETIGWYKANTAWVATIKNKDYLSYYEKQYGKRG; encoded by the coding sequence ATGCCGACAGTTTTGATCACCGGCGGTGCCGGGTTCATTGGGTCCAACTTCGTCCGCCACCTGCTGGCGACCGACCCCGCCGTACAGATCGTCAACTTCGACGCGCTGACCTACGCGGGCAACCTCGCGAACCTCCGCGACCTCGACGGCCACCCGCGGCACACGTTCGTGCGGGGCGATGTCACCTCCCGCGACGACGTGCGCGGCGCGATGCAGCGCGGGGTGACGGATGTCATCCATTTCGCGGCCGAGAGCCACGTGGACCGTAGCATCCATGACAGCGGCCCGTTCGTGCGGACCAACGTGCTGGGCACGCAGGTGCTGCTCGACGCGGCCCGCGAGTTCCAGGTGAGCAAGTACGTTCAGGTCTCGACCGACGAGGTGTACGGGAGCCTGGGCGCGACCGGGCTGTTCACCGAAGAGACCCCCCTGCACCCGAACAGCCCGTACTCGGCGAGTAAAGCGGGCGCGGACCTGCTCGTGCAGGCGTACCAGCACACGTTCGGGCTGCCGGCGGTGATCACGCGGTGCTCGAACAACTACGGGCCGTACCAGCTCCCCGAGAAACTGATCCCACTGTTCGTGACCAACCTGCTCGCCGACCAGCAGGTGCCGGTGTACGGCGACGGCCAACAGGTCCGCGACTGGATTCACGTGCTCGACCACTGCCGCGGGGTCGAGGCCGCGTGGCGCCGCGGGGCGCCCGGTGAGGTGTACAACTTCGGCGGCCGGTGCGAGATGGCGAACCTGGACCTCACGCTGCTCCTGCTCAAGCTCCTCGGCAAGCCCGAGACGCTCATCAAGTACGTGGCCGACCGCTTGGGGCACGACCGGCGGTACGCGATCGACTGCACGAAGGCCGAGCGCGAACTGGGCTGGGCGCCGCAGGTGAAGTTCGACGCGGGGTTGGCCGAGACGATCGGCTGGTACAAGGCCAACACCGCGTGGGTGGCGACGATCAAGAACAAGGACTACCTGAGCTACTACGAGAAGCAGTACGGGAAACGGGGATAG
- a CDS encoding methyltransferase: MPAPQSPEPLPPHAVLMQLVFGKLVTQAVSVVARFKLADQMAAGPKTAAELASAAGLNANHLYRVLRALAGLGVLRAEGERFALTPVGEFLRSDVPGSMRAIATYVCDPWSWKPWGDLAGSVKAGAPVFDRMFGEGVFDYLAKHPDEAATFNEGMTGFSQQAAAAMLKAYDFTPFGTIVDVGGGHGAILRAVLGAAPSARGIVFDAPQVAAGAHEPIRAAGLADRCKAEGGDFFRAVPAGGDLYILKHIIHDWNDAKATQILKSVRAAIPATGKLLLVEMVVPPGFAPHFAHILDLEMMVVCDGKERTEQEYRELLAGAGFKLTRIVPTEGPHGLIEAEPV, translated from the coding sequence ATGCCCGCTCCGCAGTCGCCCGAACCGCTCCCGCCCCACGCGGTGCTGATGCAACTGGTGTTCGGAAAGCTCGTTACGCAGGCCGTATCCGTTGTCGCGCGGTTCAAACTCGCCGACCAGATGGCCGCCGGCCCCAAAACTGCGGCCGAACTCGCTTCCGCCGCCGGGCTGAACGCGAACCACCTCTACCGCGTCCTTCGCGCGCTGGCCGGTTTGGGCGTGTTGAGGGCCGAGGGAGAGCGGTTCGCGCTCACGCCGGTGGGCGAATTCCTGCGGTCCGACGTTCCAGGCTCCATGCGTGCCATCGCCACCTACGTCTGCGATCCGTGGAGCTGGAAGCCGTGGGGCGACCTGGCGGGTAGTGTGAAGGCCGGGGCGCCCGTTTTCGACCGCATGTTCGGTGAGGGGGTGTTCGACTACCTCGCGAAGCACCCGGACGAAGCCGCCACGTTCAACGAGGGTATGACCGGGTTCTCACAGCAGGCCGCCGCCGCGATGCTGAAGGCCTACGACTTCACGCCGTTCGGCACGATCGTTGATGTGGGCGGCGGGCACGGCGCGATCCTACGCGCGGTCCTCGGCGCGGCCCCCAGCGCGCGCGGCATCGTGTTCGACGCCCCACAAGTCGCGGCCGGGGCGCACGAGCCGATCCGCGCCGCGGGCTTGGCCGACCGGTGCAAGGCCGAAGGCGGCGACTTCTTCCGGGCGGTCCCCGCGGGTGGCGACCTCTACATCCTGAAACACATCATCCACGACTGGAACGATGCGAAGGCCACGCAAATTCTGAAGTCCGTTCGCGCCGCGATCCCGGCGACCGGCAAGCTGCTCCTCGTCGAAATGGTGGTGCCGCCCGGGTTCGCACCGCACTTCGCCCACATCCTCGATCTCGAGATGATGGTGGTGTGCGACGGCAAGGAGCGTACCGAACAGGAGTACCGGGAACTGCTGGCGGGGGCCGGGTTCAAGCTCACCCGGATCGTCCCGACCGAGGGGCCGCACGGCCTGATCGAAGCCGAACCGGTTTGA
- a CDS encoding acetyl ornithine aminotransferase family protein encodes MWMFDNVVVPDIRTPLPGPNGAELLARDKRYVSPSYTPMYPLFVERASGCVVQDVDGNLFLDFTAGIAVTNTGHCHPEVVAAIQDQSTKLLHMSGTDFYYRPQIDLAEKLAQVAPGPTPKKVFFCNSGAEAIEGALKLARWHTKRNRVVAFFGAFHGRTYGAMSLSASKLIHRKGFSPLVPDVHHVPFPRECQGGRGARGEPVGGCPPPGEMCVTRCGLAATIDDTIFKRTCPPDEVAAIFVEPIQGEGGYHPMPPACLTALRTLCDKHGIMLVVDEVQSGMGRTGKMFAVEHYGVEPDIICSAKGIASGLPLGAIIAKADVMDWPSGSHASTFGGNPVACRAALATIQLLERELMANAADRGEQLRAGLRELGGKHPALTNVRGLGLMTAADLPSPAVRERVIQTAFHRGLLLLGCGETALRFIPPLCVSAAQVDTALGILDGVLGTVEPALAATGAPAGAALPVV; translated from the coding sequence ATGTGGATGTTCGACAACGTTGTGGTGCCCGACATCCGCACGCCCCTGCCGGGGCCGAACGGGGCGGAACTGCTCGCGCGCGACAAGCGGTACGTCTCGCCGTCGTACACCCCGATGTACCCGCTGTTCGTCGAGCGCGCCAGCGGGTGCGTCGTTCAGGACGTGGACGGGAACCTCTTCCTCGACTTCACCGCCGGTATCGCGGTCACCAACACCGGCCACTGCCACCCGGAAGTTGTGGCGGCGATTCAGGACCAGTCCACGAAGCTGCTCCACATGAGCGGCACCGACTTCTACTATCGACCGCAAATCGACCTTGCGGAGAAGCTGGCGCAGGTGGCGCCGGGGCCGACACCCAAGAAGGTGTTTTTCTGCAACAGCGGCGCGGAAGCGATCGAGGGCGCGCTGAAGCTGGCGCGCTGGCACACGAAGCGGAACCGCGTGGTCGCGTTCTTCGGCGCGTTCCACGGCCGCACCTACGGGGCCATGTCGCTTTCCGCTTCCAAGCTAATCCACCGCAAAGGGTTCTCGCCGCTCGTACCGGACGTTCACCACGTGCCGTTCCCGCGCGAGTGCCAAGGCGGGAGGGGGGCGCGGGGGGAACCTGTGGGAGGTTGCCCCCCCCCGGGAGAAATGTGTGTGACGAGGTGCGGGCTCGCCGCGACCATCGACGACACCATCTTCAAACGCACGTGCCCACCGGATGAGGTGGCCGCGATCTTCGTCGAGCCGATTCAGGGCGAGGGCGGCTACCACCCGATGCCGCCCGCCTGCCTGACGGCCCTCCGCACGCTGTGCGACAAGCACGGCATCATGCTCGTGGTCGATGAAGTGCAGTCCGGGATGGGGCGCACCGGGAAAATGTTCGCGGTGGAGCACTACGGCGTCGAGCCGGACATCATCTGCTCCGCGAAGGGGATCGCGTCGGGGTTGCCGCTCGGCGCGATCATCGCGAAGGCGGACGTGATGGACTGGCCGTCGGGCAGCCACGCCAGCACGTTCGGCGGCAACCCGGTGGCGTGCCGGGCGGCGCTGGCGACGATTCAGTTACTCGAGCGCGAGCTGATGGCGAACGCGGCCGACCGCGGGGAGCAACTCCGGGCCGGGCTGCGCGAACTCGGTGGGAAGCACCCGGCCCTGACCAACGTGCGCGGGCTCGGGCTCATGACCGCCGCCGATCTGCCGTCGCCGGCCGTGCGCGAGCGGGTGATTCAGACCGCATTCCACCGCGGCCTGCTTCTTTTGGGGTGTGGCGAAACCGCGCTGCGGTTCATCCCACCGCTGTGCGTGTCCGCGGCGCAAGTCGATACCGCGCTTGGCATTCTGGACGGCGTACTGGGAACGGTCGAGCCGGCCTTGGCCGCGACCGGCGCGCCCGCCGGGGCGGCCCTTCCGGTGGTGTGA
- a CDS encoding aldehyde dehydrogenase family protein: MAHPLPIPGRSFIGGDWHAREDFTSLNPANLSEVVGTFPAATPAEVSAAVEAARAAFPGWRRTSRILRAEAFDRLAQLIKRDTDALATLMARECGKNVTECRAEVVEGLHMVQYVFGTGRTGVYGEVVASEIAEKDAFTRRKPWGVVAVVTPWNFPFAVPLWMLGPSLLEGNTCVFKPSEETPAIALKLVELFAEAGFPAGTVNLIHGRGDVGEALVKNPAVNVVCFTGSYAVGERIQQASATIPNRIVAAEMGGKNAVIVCDDARFDLAVNAGILSAFKTTGQRCVSASRIIVHESLVERYAKAFVDTAKRLQFGDPLDAKNFAGPLVNRKGVEKVLNYNALAKSEGVEVLLAPNGPPDAKGCFLTPFVYRTEAKPSLRVTHEEVFGPHVALIPFKTDEQAAAIYNDTEYGLSMAVITESYRRMRFFRDECEYGMGYVNLPSIGAEVHLPFGGVKKSGNGHPSAAALVEAVTHKTAWTVNHGTDIKMAQGLTTAIDGGPA, translated from the coding sequence ATGGCCCATCCTCTCCCGATCCCGGGCCGCTCGTTCATCGGCGGCGATTGGCACGCCCGCGAGGACTTCACCAGCCTGAACCCCGCGAACCTGAGCGAGGTGGTGGGCACGTTCCCCGCGGCCACGCCGGCCGAAGTGTCCGCGGCGGTCGAAGCTGCCCGGGCGGCGTTCCCGGGCTGGCGCCGCACCTCACGCATCCTGCGGGCGGAAGCGTTCGACCGACTCGCGCAGCTCATCAAGCGCGACACCGATGCGCTCGCCACGCTGATGGCCCGCGAGTGCGGCAAGAACGTCACCGAGTGCCGCGCCGAGGTGGTCGAAGGGCTGCACATGGTGCAGTACGTGTTCGGCACCGGGCGCACCGGCGTGTACGGCGAGGTGGTGGCGTCGGAGATAGCCGAGAAGGACGCGTTCACCCGGCGGAAGCCGTGGGGCGTCGTGGCGGTGGTGACCCCGTGGAACTTCCCGTTCGCGGTGCCGCTCTGGATGCTGGGGCCGAGCCTGCTCGAGGGGAACACCTGCGTGTTCAAGCCGAGCGAGGAGACGCCCGCCATCGCGCTGAAACTGGTGGAGCTGTTCGCCGAAGCCGGCTTCCCCGCCGGCACCGTCAACCTCATTCACGGCCGCGGCGACGTGGGCGAGGCGCTCGTGAAGAACCCCGCGGTGAACGTGGTGTGCTTCACCGGCAGCTACGCGGTCGGCGAGCGCATCCAGCAGGCGTCGGCGACCATCCCGAACCGCATCGTCGCGGCGGAAATGGGCGGGAAGAACGCGGTCATCGTGTGCGACGACGCGCGCTTCGACCTGGCCGTAAACGCAGGCATCCTCAGCGCGTTCAAGACCACGGGCCAGCGGTGCGTCTCCGCGAGCCGGATCATCGTCCACGAATCGCTGGTCGAGCGGTACGCCAAGGCGTTCGTTGATACGGCGAAGCGGCTCCAGTTCGGTGACCCGCTCGACGCGAAGAACTTCGCCGGGCCGCTCGTGAACCGGAAGGGCGTCGAGAAAGTCCTGAACTACAACGCGCTTGCGAAGTCGGAAGGGGTGGAGGTGCTGCTCGCGCCCAACGGCCCGCCGGACGCGAAGGGGTGCTTCCTGACGCCGTTCGTGTACCGCACGGAGGCCAAGCCGAGTCTGCGCGTGACGCACGAGGAGGTGTTCGGGCCGCACGTCGCGCTGATCCCGTTCAAAACGGATGAACAGGCCGCCGCGATTTACAACGACACCGAGTACGGCCTCTCGATGGCGGTGATTACCGAGAGCTACCGGCGGATGCGGTTCTTCCGCGACGAGTGCGAGTACGGCATGGGCTATGTGAACCTGCCGAGCATCGGCGCGGAGGTCCACCTGCCGTTCGGGGGGGTGAAGAAGAGCGGCAACGGGCACCCGTCGGCCGCGGCGCTGGTGGAGGCGGTGACGCACAAGACCGCGTGGACCGTGAACCACGGCACCGACATCAAGATGGCACAAGGGCTGACGACGGCGATCGACGGAGGTCCGGCGTGA
- a CDS encoding lactate racemase domain-containing protein: MPETIPLVVGSEPWSLTVPADRAVHVRRASFVPPSAGAAELVRAALERPFKFEPLRRALTPDDRVAVVIDPRLPHLTEMLAEVLSHIGSAGVPLAAVTVVSPPGAPQPWIDDLPEEFEDITAETHDPDDVQKLMYVATTKGGRRVYLNRRVAEADFVVVLAGRRYDPHTGYAGAEAALFPALSNAETLAAFADRFSSAAPDGNRETEAAEVAWLLGAPFFVQVIEGEAGTVHGVVGGLFESGAEGIRQQDARWRGAISEEVDTVIAAVSGEPDAITFLDLAQAAATAARAVKKGGRIALLTTAAPELGPGAELLRKLEGPTGAKKLLANEKPSDWAAASLWVYAAKSASMFFASGYPEDVAEELFCTPIYTRSEAQRLIDTGTGTVLLIPDAHRAMITVD; this comes from the coding sequence ATGCCCGAAACGATCCCGCTCGTCGTCGGTTCCGAACCGTGGTCCTTGACCGTACCCGCGGACCGCGCGGTTCACGTGCGCCGCGCGTCATTTGTCCCCCCGTCCGCGGGCGCCGCGGAACTGGTGCGGGCCGCGCTGGAGCGGCCGTTCAAGTTCGAGCCGCTCCGCCGCGCGCTCACCCCCGACGACCGCGTGGCCGTCGTGATCGACCCGCGCCTGCCGCACCTCACGGAAATGCTGGCGGAAGTGCTTTCGCACATCGGGTCGGCCGGGGTGCCGCTCGCCGCGGTGACGGTCGTGTCACCGCCCGGCGCGCCGCAGCCGTGGATCGACGACCTGCCCGAGGAGTTCGAGGACATCACCGCGGAGACGCACGACCCCGACGACGTGCAGAAGCTCATGTACGTCGCGACCACGAAGGGCGGTCGGCGGGTGTACCTCAACCGGCGCGTCGCGGAGGCGGACTTCGTGGTCGTGCTGGCCGGCCGCCGGTACGACCCGCACACCGGGTACGCGGGCGCAGAAGCGGCCCTGTTCCCGGCGCTTTCGAACGCCGAAACGCTCGCCGCGTTCGCGGACCGGTTCTCGTCCGCCGCGCCCGACGGGAACCGCGAGACCGAGGCCGCGGAGGTCGCGTGGTTGCTCGGTGCGCCGTTCTTCGTTCAGGTGATCGAAGGCGAAGCCGGAACCGTTCACGGCGTGGTCGGGGGGCTGTTCGAGAGCGGGGCCGAGGGCATCCGCCAGCAGGACGCCCGCTGGCGCGGCGCCATTTCGGAAGAAGTGGACACGGTGATTGCGGCCGTGAGCGGCGAACCCGACGCCATCACGTTTCTCGATTTGGCCCAGGCCGCAGCGACCGCGGCGCGGGCGGTCAAAAAGGGCGGGCGGATCGCGCTGCTGACGACCGCCGCCCCGGAACTCGGCCCTGGGGCCGAGTTGCTCCGCAAACTGGAAGGGCCGACCGGCGCCAAGAAGTTGCTCGCGAACGAGAAGCCGAGTGATTGGGCCGCGGCGAGTTTGTGGGTGTACGCCGCAAAGTCGGCGAGCATGTTCTTCGCGAGCGGCTATCCCGAGGACGTTGCTGAAGAGCTATTCTGCACGCCGATTTACACCCGGTCGGAGGCGCAACGGCTGATCGATACCGGCACCGGTACCGTGCTGCTGATCCCGGACGCGCACCGGGCGATGATTACCGTGGATTAA
- a CDS encoding homoserine dehydrogenase codes for MNDTLGIALIGCGTVGGGVARVLLAHADRVTQRAGRPLELRRVVVRDPSKSRDPLIPLDIISTDIHAAINDPGVHVVVELIGGTGLAKRVVLDALAAGKHVVTANKALLADAGAEVFEAARRADRTVCFEAAVAGGVPVIRALGESLAANQVTAIQAILNGTSNFILTAMAEGGKSYADALAEAQKLGYAEADPTLDVDGSDAAHKLAILAQIAFGVAAKPHEIARQGIDTIEAIDIRFANELGYTIKLLAEAWTGGHSHSGNGAKLSRSGAVPAEPTVALHVAPVLLRHTDLLAQVRGAYNAVLVYGDVVGETLYQGPGAGQMPTASSVVADLIDLGVGRAQRTFAAAKLWSREDRGFTVEPPERVRSRFYLRLQVVDRPGVLADVTRILADEEISISSLVQHEAEEEGGGPVPLVVVTHYASTGRFRKALDRITRLPTTAAAPVFFSMGD; via the coding sequence ATGAACGACACGCTGGGCATCGCACTCATCGGCTGCGGGACCGTCGGCGGCGGGGTGGCGCGGGTGCTGCTCGCGCACGCGGACCGCGTGACGCAGCGCGCGGGCCGGCCGCTCGAACTCCGGCGGGTGGTGGTCCGCGACCCGTCGAAGTCGCGCGACCCGCTGATCCCCCTCGACATCATCTCGACCGACATTCACGCCGCGATCAACGACCCCGGCGTCCACGTCGTAGTCGAGCTGATCGGCGGCACCGGGCTGGCGAAGCGGGTGGTGCTGGACGCGCTCGCGGCCGGGAAGCACGTCGTCACCGCGAACAAGGCGCTGCTGGCCGACGCCGGCGCGGAGGTGTTCGAGGCGGCGCGGCGGGCCGACCGGACGGTCTGTTTCGAGGCGGCGGTGGCGGGCGGGGTGCCGGTCATCCGCGCGCTGGGCGAGAGCCTGGCGGCCAACCAGGTGACCGCGATCCAGGCGATCCTGAACGGCACGTCGAACTTCATCCTGACCGCGATGGCCGAGGGCGGGAAGAGCTACGCGGACGCGCTCGCGGAGGCCCAGAAGCTGGGGTACGCCGAGGCCGACCCGACGCTGGACGTGGACGGCAGCGACGCGGCGCACAAGCTGGCGATCCTGGCCCAGATCGCGTTCGGCGTGGCGGCCAAGCCGCACGAGATCGCGCGCCAGGGGATCGACACCATCGAGGCCATCGACATCCGGTTCGCGAACGAACTCGGGTACACGATCAAGCTCCTGGCCGAGGCGTGGACCGGCGGGCACAGCCACTCCGGCAACGGGGCGAAGTTGAGCCGCAGCGGGGCCGTGCCGGCGGAGCCGACGGTGGCGCTGCACGTGGCCCCGGTGCTGCTGCGGCACACCGACCTGCTGGCCCAGGTGCGGGGGGCGTACAACGCCGTCCTGGTGTACGGCGACGTGGTGGGCGAAACGCTGTACCAGGGGCCGGGCGCCGGCCAGATGCCGACCGCCAGCTCCGTGGTCGCGGACCTGATCGACCTGGGGGTGGGGCGGGCGCAGCGGACGTTCGCGGCGGCGAAGCTGTGGAGCCGCGAGGACCGCGGGTTCACGGTGGAGCCGCCGGAGCGGGTGCGGAGCCGGTTCTACCTGCGGTTGCAGGTCGTGGACCGCCCCGGGGTGCTGGCGGACGTCACCCGCATCCTGGCGGACGAGGAGATCAGCATTTCGAGCCTCGTGCAGCACGAGGCGGAAGAAGAGGGCGGCGGCCCGGTCCCACTGGTGGTCGTTACGCACTACGCCTCGACCGGCCGGTTCCGAAAAGCGCTCGACCGCATCACCCGGCTCCCGACGACCGCCGCCGCGCCGGTGTTCTTCAGTATGGGCGACTGA
- a CDS encoding Cys-Gln thioester bond-forming surface protein, translating to MLVRPARPLAAALALLGLMAAAPRASAETINLTLNNSGTSVTYRPNGGSSTTVNGGPFHWTQSAPLNANYATAVTTYCIDLDQTVSTGGTYTYTVQTDLKLAPTIGTAAKAAVITELFDRYYNTSLTSAASAAAFQLALWELVYDGATSKSLTAGRIQGSNSLTTSMLNSLGGAYSTHDLAGYHLVALVSGTKQDQIMVVPDYCPPPPSAVPAPPGVVLAGIGFGSLLLGRLRFRKARA from the coding sequence ATGTTGGTCCGTCCCGCCCGCCCGCTCGCCGCCGCGCTCGCCCTCCTCGGCCTCATGGCCGCCGCGCCCCGCGCCTCCGCCGAAACGATCAACCTGACGCTGAACAACAGCGGCACGAGCGTCACCTACAGGCCCAACGGCGGCTCGTCCACGACGGTGAACGGCGGCCCGTTCCACTGGACCCAGAGCGCGCCGCTGAACGCCAACTACGCGACCGCGGTCACCACCTACTGCATCGACCTCGACCAGACCGTCAGCACGGGCGGCACGTACACCTACACCGTGCAAACGGACCTGAAGCTGGCCCCGACGATCGGCACCGCCGCGAAGGCCGCGGTGATCACCGAGCTGTTCGACCGGTACTACAACACCAGCCTGACCAGCGCCGCCAGCGCGGCGGCGTTCCAACTGGCGCTGTGGGAGCTGGTGTACGACGGGGCCACGAGCAAGAGCCTGACCGCCGGCCGCATCCAGGGGAGCAACTCGCTGACCACCAGCATGTTGAACAGCCTCGGCGGCGCGTACTCGACCCACGACCTCGCGGGCTACCACCTCGTCGCACTGGTGTCCGGCACCAAGCAGGACCAGATCATGGTGGTGCCGGACTACTGCCCCCCGCCGCCCAGCGCGGTTCCGGCCCCCCCGGGCGTCGTGCTCGCGGGCATCGGGTTCGGCAGCCTGCTCCTCGGCCGGCTCCGTTTTCGCAAAGCCCGAGCTTGA